Proteins from a single region of Chrysemys picta bellii isolate R12L10 chromosome 9, ASM1138683v2, whole genome shotgun sequence:
- the TMEM35A gene encoding novel acetylcholine receptor chaperone: MASPRTVTIVALSVALGLFFVFMGTIKLTPRLSKDAYNEMKRAYKSYVRALPILKKMGVSSILLRKSIGALEVACGIVMTLVPGRPKDVANFFLLLLVLAVLFFHQLVGDPLKRYAHALVFGILLTCRLLITRQPEEQPSEKRILLVNGDEQPLAHEAAPEKGKVKVS, from the exons ATGGCATCTCCCAGAACTGTAACCATTGTGGCTCTCTCGGTGGCTCTGGGGCTTTTCTTTGTCTTCATGGGGACGATCAAATTGACCCCAAGGCTCAGCAAAGATGCCTACAATGAGATG AAACGAGCCTACAAAAGTTATGTCCGGGCCCTTCCCATATTGAAGAAGATGGGAGTCAGCTCAATCCTTCTCCGCAAGAGCATTGGTGCCCTGGAGGTGGCATGTGGAATTGTCATGACACTGGTGCCTGGACGCCCCAAGGACGTGGCCAactttttcctcctgctgcttgTGCTCGCTGTACTCTTTTTTCACCAGTTAGTGGGTGACCCACTCAAACGCTATGCCCATGCCCTTGTCTTTGGGATCCTGCTCACTTGCCGCCTACTGATCACCCGCCAGCCTGAGGAGCAGCCATCTGAGAAGAGGATCCTGTTGGTGAATGGTGATGAGCAGCCACTTGCCCACGAGGCAGCTCCTGAGAAAGGCAAAGTAAAGGTGTCTTAG